A window from Kovacikia minuta CCNUW1 encodes these proteins:
- a CDS encoding cation-transporting P-type ATPase, whose translation MQSWYQIEAAEVLRQQGTNEKSGLSSGEVTRRLEQYGPNELKERPPKSPWLMLWEQLIATTVLVLIVAAVVSAILGDYKDAAAIMAIVIFNAILGFSQEYRAGKDFAALKKMAVPKARAVAGRGMAAGSRFRTGTRRYYPA comes from the coding sequence ATGCAAAGCTGGTATCAAATTGAAGCTGCTGAAGTTCTCCGCCAACAGGGAACCAATGAAAAGTCTGGATTGAGTTCTGGGGAAGTCACTCGCCGACTGGAACAGTATGGTCCCAATGAATTGAAAGAGCGTCCGCCCAAAAGCCCCTGGCTCATGCTGTGGGAGCAATTGATCGCGACGACAGTTCTGGTCTTGATTGTGGCGGCGGTCGTTTCGGCAATCTTGGGAGATTACAAAGATGCGGCAGCGATTATGGCGATCGTCATTTTTAACGCGATTCTAGGCTTCTCTCAGGAATATCGGGCTGGAAAGGATTTTGCTGCCCTCAAAAAAATGGCAGTACCCAAAGCGCGGGCAGTGGCGGGAAGGGGAATGGCAGCAGGTTCTCGCTTCCGAACTGGTACCCGGAGATATTATCCAGCTTGA
- a CDS encoding EamA family transporter, translating to MGQLGDRSETGIEDARTVEKILQTVSQDLKSLHQGLIVQLSQEVTRLQAEKSRLMSDIEKLQAYHRALQSRQLESLSQQQSAQQQLWAKQLAQILAVHLQAQIMERLNQIAVPQQASVNPAASPTAISAANGYSENAHRLLASLDTTFSNTFKTLQQELDSYQSSLSQQISRMHSLEQQGETILEALITRLREQLQAESMDFSGSAPTVLRGDSNSTTETRYPSAVEENYPSSEPPYPSASPRDSYSVPSQFDNLDDPRNGSPAHLVDDNRTQLRDSQDLPQTATPIPLEFPGAPLPLPKKAKREISHFQLGLALVLLSTVALSVHNVVVRIIGNESTVLRSFQLGGVINITSLGNSLLILWLRMLVVLPLMIPVAMFLYPAVWRDIKRFTSNPDRGPLFNVLGSGFFLFLSQILIYIAIGKIGAGPAVTILFMYPIVTVPLAWFLFGDRPTTLRWIVMGTISLGVILTALPNSSLSSNATGAGVMTAVLAGIAFALYLVFMQLGFKKLHPIPVSLVQFFTIFVLTSLILTLSPVDLGVQVTDPQGFFWGGVILGALTLVGYLANNFGVRFMGAARASIIASSGPVMTAFLAWLIIQSPLQWVQIIGILLVTGGVTALSFERMKGQPPPAKLAPTNGRK from the coding sequence ATGGGGCAACTGGGTGATCGATCGGAAACAGGCATTGAGGATGCTCGGACAGTCGAAAAAATCCTGCAAACGGTTAGTCAAGATTTGAAGAGCCTGCATCAGGGATTGATTGTCCAGCTTTCTCAAGAAGTTACACGGTTACAGGCGGAAAAGTCCCGTCTGATGTCGGATATTGAGAAACTGCAAGCCTATCATCGGGCGTTGCAATCTCGGCAGCTAGAATCTTTGTCCCAGCAACAAAGTGCCCAGCAGCAGCTCTGGGCAAAGCAATTAGCTCAGATTTTGGCAGTTCATTTGCAGGCTCAAATTATGGAGCGGCTGAATCAAATTGCCGTTCCCCAGCAGGCGTCAGTCAACCCGGCGGCAAGTCCAACTGCAATTTCGGCGGCGAATGGGTATAGCGAGAATGCCCATCGCTTACTGGCATCCTTAGATACAACCTTCAGCAATACCTTCAAGACGCTCCAGCAGGAACTGGACAGCTACCAGAGTTCTCTTTCCCAGCAAATTAGCCGGATGCATAGTCTGGAGCAGCAGGGAGAAACCATTCTAGAAGCGTTGATTACCCGACTGCGGGAGCAACTTCAGGCTGAGTCCATGGACTTCTCTGGCTCGGCTCCAACCGTCCTGAGAGGAGATAGCAATTCAACGACCGAGACGCGCTATCCTTCAGCGGTGGAGGAAAATTATCCCTCTTCAGAGCCTCCCTATCCCTCTGCGTCTCCCAGGGATAGTTATTCAGTTCCTTCCCAATTTGACAACCTGGACGACCCCAGAAATGGTTCTCCGGCTCATCTGGTAGATGACAATCGAACCCAGTTGCGGGATTCTCAGGATCTGCCCCAAACCGCTACACCCATTCCCCTGGAGTTTCCAGGTGCCCCCCTACCACTCCCCAAAAAAGCTAAAAGGGAAATCTCCCACTTCCAGTTGGGATTGGCTCTGGTGCTGCTTTCAACGGTGGCACTTTCGGTTCACAATGTGGTAGTTCGGATTATTGGCAATGAAAGTACGGTTCTGCGATCGTTTCAGTTGGGCGGAGTGATTAATATCACTTCCTTAGGAAATTCACTTTTAATCCTATGGTTGCGGATGTTGGTGGTGTTGCCACTGATGATTCCGGTTGCCATGTTTCTTTACCCGGCAGTTTGGAGAGACATCAAGCGATTTACTTCAAACCCCGATCGTGGGCCTTTGTTTAATGTTTTGGGCAGTGGTTTCTTTTTGTTTCTGTCCCAAATTCTGATTTATATTGCGATCGGCAAGATTGGAGCAGGTCCAGCGGTAACCATTCTGTTTATGTACCCGATTGTGACCGTCCCTCTGGCGTGGTTTTTGTTTGGCGATCGTCCCACGACGCTGCGATGGATCGTCATGGGGACGATTTCCCTGGGTGTGATTCTGACTGCACTGCCAAACTCCTCCCTGTCCAGCAATGCGACTGGGGCTGGGGTAATGACTGCCGTCCTGGCGGGGATTGCCTTTGCTTTATACCTGGTGTTCATGCAACTGGGGTTCAAAAAGCTGCACCCAATTCCGGTCAGTCTGGTTCAGTTTTTTACCATTTTCGTTCTCACCAGCCTGATTCTGACCCTATCTCCCGTTGATCTGGGGGTTCAGGTTACCGATCCGCAGGGGTTCTTCTGGGGTGGGGTTATTTTGGGTGCCCTGACGCTGGTTGGTTACCTGGCCAATAACTTTGGTGTTCGGTTTATGGGAGCCGCCCGCGCTTCCATTATTGCCTCCAGCGGTCCTGTGATGACCGCTTTCCTTGCCTGGTTGATCATTCAAAGCCCGCTGCAATGGGTTCAAATTATTGGCATTCTGCTGGTAACGGGGGGAGTCACTGCCCTTAGTTTTGAACGCATGAAGGGGCAACCGCCGCCAGCCAAACTTGCCCCTACAAATGGGCGAAAGTAA
- a CDS encoding HlyD family secretion protein: MTQSIPSSAEGASDTPVLESKHRRKPNPRILIGGGIVALVAIGTAIWYFLGRPINADLEVSGRIEGYETDIGAKTGGRVDFIAVREGDAVKRGQLLVRINDDEVQAQLQGAAARVAAAQKQAQQAQLQIAVIENQMRESELNVLQSQQDNQGRVYQAQSNQATAEAQLKQTQSQLRLAKIDRDRYSQLLKEGAVTQQQFDQAQTNYETALATVESTQKQVDAARGALALAQSSSFNPAIRGSQLSALNQQRKQAYAQLQAAQADIKNALAAQQQIQAQITYLNIASPIDGVVTARSVEPGAVVATGKTVLSLINLNTVYLRGFIPEGEIGRVRVGQQAKVFLDSDPDHQQPLNAKVVAIDPQASFTPENIYFRDDRVRQVFGVKLAIDNPAGFAKPGMPADGEIILQ, encoded by the coding sequence ATGACCCAAAGTATTCCCAGTTCCGCAGAGGGCGCTTCAGATACTCCCGTTCTGGAATCGAAACATCGACGTAAACCCAATCCTCGTATTTTAATTGGGGGAGGAATTGTTGCCCTGGTTGCGATCGGGACTGCCATCTGGTACTTTTTGGGGCGTCCAATTAACGCTGATCTGGAGGTGAGTGGGCGCATTGAAGGATACGAGACGGATATTGGCGCAAAAACCGGGGGAAGGGTTGATTTTATTGCGGTGCGGGAGGGGGATGCCGTCAAGCGAGGTCAGTTGCTGGTGCGGATTAATGATGATGAGGTGCAGGCACAGTTGCAGGGTGCAGCCGCCAGGGTTGCAGCGGCTCAGAAGCAAGCACAGCAGGCCCAGTTGCAAATTGCTGTGATTGAAAATCAGATGCGGGAATCAGAATTGAATGTGTTGCAATCCCAGCAAGATAACCAGGGGCGGGTTTATCAAGCCCAATCCAATCAGGCAACAGCAGAAGCCCAACTAAAGCAAACCCAATCCCAATTGCGGCTGGCAAAAATTGATCGCGATCGCTACAGCCAACTGCTTAAAGAAGGAGCCGTAACCCAGCAACAGTTTGATCAGGCGCAGACCAACTACGAAACCGCCCTGGCAACCGTAGAATCCACCCAGAAACAGGTGGATGCAGCCAGAGGCGCGCTTGCCCTGGCTCAGTCTTCCAGTTTTAACCCCGCCATTCGAGGTTCCCAGTTGTCAGCTTTGAACCAGCAGCGGAAACAGGCATACGCCCAATTGCAGGCTGCCCAGGCGGATATTAAAAATGCCCTGGCAGCCCAGCAACAAATTCAAGCCCAGATTACCTACCTCAACATTGCCAGTCCAATTGATGGAGTGGTGACTGCCCGTAGCGTAGAACCAGGAGCCGTTGTTGCGACGGGCAAAACCGTCCTGTCGCTGATCAATCTCAACACCGTTTACCTGCGAGGATTTATTCCCGAAGGAGAGATTGGCAGGGTGCGGGTGGGACAACAGGCAAAGGTGTTTCTCGACTCCGACCCAGACCATCAACAGCCGCTCAATGCCAAAGTTGTGGCGATCGATCCGCAAGCCTCTTTTACCCCAGAAAATATCTACTTTCGGGACGATCGCGTCCGGCAGGTATTTGGCGTCAAATTGGCGATCGACAATCCTGCTGGTTTTGCCAAACCCGGCATGCCCGCCGATGGAGAGATTATTTTGCAATAA
- a CDS encoding DNA polymerase III subunit delta': MHERTSNHTKILFPTPHTPYPTPHTPHPTPHTPHPTPHSLTPETSMSPFSPLIGQPQAVELLTQAVTRNRIAPAYLFAGPSGVGRGLAAECFIELLFHRERSNLENSAILRHRILARNHPDLLWVEPTYLHQGKRLSVAEAIAAGIRRKSAPVIRLEQVREIARFLARAPLEAPRSIVVIEQAETMAEGAANGLLKTLEEPGQATLILIAPGVESLLPTLVSRCQRIPFYRLPSEAMAEILQKANQAEILNQREVLHLAQGSPGAAIAHWQQLQEIPPDLLQTLSQPPRSYRAALDLARQIDKTLEPETQRWLIDYLQQTYWQQMVSDSQLTSRLLPIQLLEKARQYLLQSVQPRLVWEVMLVKMVQV; this comes from the coding sequence ATGCACGAACGCACCTCCAACCACACGAAAATCCTTTTTCCCACACCCCATACCCCATACCCCACACCCCACACCCCACACCCCACACCCCACACCCCACACCCCACACCCCATTCTCTAACCCCTGAAACGTCCATGTCGCCATTTTCTCCCCTCATCGGTCAGCCACAAGCAGTTGAACTTTTGACCCAGGCAGTGACCAGAAACCGGATTGCCCCTGCCTACCTGTTTGCAGGACCAAGCGGCGTAGGGCGCGGGTTGGCGGCAGAATGTTTCATTGAGCTGTTGTTTCATCGTGAGCGTTCTAACCTAGAAAATTCGGCGATTCTACGCCATCGAATTTTGGCACGCAACCATCCCGATTTGCTCTGGGTAGAGCCAACCTATCTGCATCAGGGGAAGAGGCTATCTGTGGCAGAGGCGATCGCCGCAGGCATTCGGCGCAAATCAGCTCCTGTGATCCGTCTGGAGCAGGTGCGGGAGATTGCCCGTTTTCTTGCCCGTGCCCCCCTGGAGGCTCCCCGTTCCATCGTGGTAATTGAACAGGCTGAAACGATGGCAGAGGGAGCGGCAAATGGATTGTTGAAAACCTTAGAGGAACCCGGACAGGCAACCCTGATTTTAATTGCGCCAGGGGTGGAATCCCTTTTGCCAACCCTGGTTTCCCGTTGTCAGCGGATTCCATTTTACCGACTGCCCTCAGAAGCGATGGCAGAGATTCTCCAAAAGGCGAATCAGGCAGAAATTCTCAACCAACGAGAAGTGCTGCACCTAGCTCAGGGCAGCCCCGGAGCAGCGATCGCCCACTGGCAACAACTCCAGGAAATTCCACCCGATTTGCTCCAAACATTGAGCCAACCTCCCCGCTCTTACCGGGCAGCCCTTGACCTCGCCCGCCAGATTGACAAAACCCTGGAGCCAGAAACCCAACGCTGGCTAATTGACTACTTACAACAAACCTACTGGCAGCAAATGGTTTCAGATTCCCAGCTTACTTCCCGTCTGTTGCCCATTCAGCTGCTCGAAAAGGCGCGTCAGTATTTGCTGCAAAGCGTGCAACCTCGCCTTGTTTGGGAGGTTATGCTGGTCAAAATGGTGCAGGTTTAA
- a CDS encoding transposase: MTIAQREQQIHRVKAVSFQPELDEALEQALREAVISAVKITLESALKEELKAELAKMGDDRPRRSGYFQRRLDTQYGQVKDLRVPKLRERNPEREWQILQRYQRGLGNLLNWLCCLYVMGLSLRDLQEALYFLIGHVLSRSAVNQVTLQIQQHLDTRRLAPIGKTPAILIVDGVWVEIQYTREAFKLDRAGHLRQSRQAEERVILAVLAVWEDGSYEILHYEIASDEGEAEWEALFEHLIARGLQADAVKLVVSDGSLGLPKALKKTLPQAQQQRCITHKIRGIERYLSYEDLPKTDEQEQPLKREDAKRQRRFEIASEAYQIYNAETLEQARQRLEQFITKWETQEPKAIQVFQRDLELTLTFYQFAPNLHRHIRTTNHLERLFREFRTKSDEIGAFPHETSCLTVFFLVIERDHAKHDRKTVAKNS; this comes from the coding sequence ATGACCATAGCCCAACGAGAACAACAAATCCATCGAGTCAAAGCCGTCAGTTTTCAACCTGAACTGGATGAGGCGTTAGAACAGGCCCTCAGAGAGGCCGTCATCAGTGCCGTCAAAATCACCTTGGAGAGCGCACTGAAAGAGGAACTCAAGGCAGAACTAGCCAAAATGGGAGACGATCGACCTCGACGTTCCGGGTATTTTCAACGGAGACTCGATACCCAGTATGGCCAGGTGAAGGATTTGCGAGTTCCGAAATTACGAGAACGCAACCCAGAACGAGAGTGGCAGATTCTCCAACGTTACCAACGGGGCTTAGGCAACCTGCTCAACTGGTTGTGTTGTTTGTATGTGATGGGACTGTCGTTGAGAGATTTGCAAGAGGCGCTATATTTTCTCATAGGACATGTGCTTTCCCGCAGTGCTGTGAACCAAGTCACCCTCCAGATTCAGCAACACTTAGACACTCGTCGCTTAGCCCCGATTGGCAAAACCCCTGCGATATTAATCGTCGATGGGGTGTGGGTAGAGATTCAATATACCCGAGAAGCGTTTAAGCTAGACCGGGCAGGACATCTGCGACAAAGTCGGCAGGCCGAAGAACGGGTAATTTTGGCAGTTCTAGCCGTCTGGGAGGATGGGTCTTATGAAATCCTGCATTATGAGATTGCCTCCGACGAAGGAGAAGCAGAGTGGGAGGCCTTGTTTGAGCATTTAATCGCCCGAGGACTGCAAGCCGATGCGGTGAAATTAGTGGTCAGTGATGGCAGTTTGGGATTGCCCAAGGCGTTGAAAAAGACCTTGCCCCAGGCCCAACAGCAACGCTGTATCACGCACAAAATCCGAGGGATTGAGCGCTATTTGAGTTATGAGGATTTGCCGAAAACCGATGAGCAGGAACAACCCCTGAAGCGGGAAGATGCCAAACGGCAGCGTCGATTTGAAATTGCCTCTGAGGCTTATCAAATCTACAATGCAGAGACTTTGGAGCAGGCAAGGCAACGGTTAGAGCAATTCATCACCAAATGGGAAACACAAGAACCCAAAGCCATCCAAGTCTTTCAACGCGATCTAGAGTTGACCCTGACTTTCTATCAATTTGCACCAAACCTGCATCGGCATATTCGCACCACTAATCATTTGGAGCGGCTATTTCGAGAATTTCGCACCAAGTCAGATGAAATTGGGGCATTCCCGCATGAAACGAGTTGCCTCACTGTCTTTTTCCTCGTGATTGAGCGTGATCATGCCAAACATGACCGTAAAACCGTGGCGAAAAATTCGTGA
- a CDS encoding TetR/AcrR family transcriptional regulator — translation MLESSTSQFVNSSTTLLEGFSPPINQKQEQILQGAMQIFLKSGYAETSMDRVAAEAGVAKQTIYSHFQDKEGLFKALMERVTINRFQTLFMDKGQLSEEAFEQQLAREPAIVLRQVAETFLTLKSDQEYTSLLRIIIAESARFPELAKLYTRSVIQRGRQLLCRYFDAHPELDIKDSEAMAQIFIGSLVSYILAQEILHGKETIPLASDRLVSSLVNLVVSQIKPDEER, via the coding sequence ATGCTTGAAAGCTCTACATCTCAGTTTGTAAATTCATCGACTACTCTACTAGAGGGTTTTTCACCCCCCATCAACCAGAAGCAGGAACAGATTTTGCAAGGAGCCATGCAGATATTTTTGAAATCTGGCTATGCGGAAACCAGTATGGATCGGGTAGCGGCAGAGGCAGGGGTTGCCAAACAAACAATCTATAGCCACTTCCAAGATAAGGAGGGGCTGTTTAAGGCACTGATGGAACGGGTCACAATTAACCGCTTCCAGACACTTTTTATGGATAAAGGGCAGTTATCGGAGGAAGCTTTTGAGCAACAACTGGCGCGTGAACCCGCGATCGTATTGCGCCAGGTTGCAGAGACATTCCTGACATTGAAATCTGATCAGGAGTACACTTCTCTGCTGAGAATTATCATTGCGGAGTCGGCACGCTTCCCGGAACTGGCGAAACTCTATACACGCAGTGTCATTCAACGGGGACGGCAATTGCTCTGTCGCTATTTTGATGCTCATCCAGAACTGGACATCAAAGATTCGGAAGCCATGGCTCAGATCTTTATTGGTTCACTGGTTTCCTATATCCTGGCGCAGGAAATTTTGCACGGCAAAGAAACCATTCCCCTGGCCAGCGATCGTCTGGTCAGTAGTCTCGTCAATCTGGTCGTCAGTCAAATTAAGCCGGATGAAGAGCGTTAA
- a CDS encoding cation-translocating P-type ATPase, translating into MLPSKKWQYPKRGQWREGEWQQVLASELVPGDIIQLEDGDQVPADARLLESVNLRTQESAFTGESESIEKSISPIGGEKLPLGDQRNMVFMGTIVTYGRGQAIVTETGMQTELGKIADSMQSVEQEQTPLQRRLDQVGRKLALVALVLVAIIFGFGLFRGENFEDMFLTAVSLAVAIIPEGLPAVVTIALALGSQRMLKRRALIRKLPAVETLGSVTTICSDKTGTLTENRMTVTILSLAGQRVDLRESYAEITSRLDGNKSIFKPGEGSPLPPPMAITLVGSALCNNALVPDRCDIEAAPEDKSLSDSDMPKAIGDPTEIALVVAADRLGLDKDELEDLFPRRAEAPFDSDRKRMTTIHQIERENGHWKQENASSHLLPDISTFAPARYIAFTKGSVDGLLQICSQVWNDNQLEPLDAAWDEKIRDRNDRLASSGTRVLGVAFRPLENLPPSGTEVDLEQNLVFAGLIGMLDPARPEAKIAVQTCNAAGIRTVMITGDHPLMAKHIAEELEISRNGQYLTGQDLNKLSLPELEKEVETVSVYARVSPQQKLTIVEALKNRGHIVSMTGDGVNDAPALSKADIGVAMGITGTDVAKEAADMVLLNDNFATIVAAVEEGRVIYDNIRKFIRYNLTGNTSGVVIMLLAPFLAMPLPLKPTQILWINLLADGLLALALSVEPAESNVMQRPPYPPNESVFSRGVGRDIIWVGLLMGLVFLGVGYYFWSTGWENWQTMVFATLAFSRMSLALAMRSERDSLVKLGLLSNKPMLGAVLLTFGLQMAVVYVPWLQGIFETRALTNQELLISLAVSTVGFWAVEIQKLIIRSRK; encoded by the coding sequence TTGCTGCCCTCAAAAAAATGGCAGTACCCAAAGCGCGGGCAGTGGCGGGAAGGGGAATGGCAGCAGGTTCTCGCTTCCGAACTGGTACCCGGAGATATTATCCAGCTTGAGGATGGGGATCAGGTGCCCGCCGATGCCCGCCTGCTGGAATCGGTTAACCTGCGCACCCAGGAATCCGCATTTACCGGGGAATCGGAATCGATCGAAAAAAGTATCTCGCCGATCGGGGGGGAGAAGTTGCCCCTGGGTGATCAGCGCAACATGGTTTTTATGGGCACGATCGTCACCTACGGACGCGGGCAAGCCATCGTGACCGAAACCGGCATGCAAACCGAACTCGGCAAGATTGCCGACTCCATGCAATCCGTAGAACAGGAGCAAACCCCCCTGCAACGCCGCCTCGATCAGGTTGGGCGGAAACTGGCACTGGTTGCCCTGGTTCTGGTTGCAATCATTTTTGGCTTTGGGCTGTTCCGGGGCGAAAATTTTGAAGACATGTTCCTGACAGCGGTCAGCCTTGCGGTTGCCATCATTCCCGAAGGGTTGCCAGCGGTTGTGACTATTGCCCTGGCGTTGGGTTCCCAGCGGATGCTCAAACGGAGGGCGCTGATTCGCAAATTGCCAGCGGTGGAAACCCTTGGCTCAGTTACCACCATCTGTTCTGACAAAACAGGCACCCTGACTGAAAACCGGATGACGGTCACGATTCTGTCCCTGGCAGGTCAACGGGTCGATTTGCGCGAGTCCTATGCCGAGATCACCTCGCGTTTGGATGGAAACAAGTCCATCTTTAAACCAGGGGAAGGCAGCCCCTTGCCTCCACCGATGGCCATTACTCTGGTGGGGAGTGCCCTTTGTAATAATGCTCTGGTGCCCGATCGCTGCGATATCGAGGCTGCACCAGAGGATAAATCCTTGAGTGATTCGGATATGCCGAAGGCGATCGGTGATCCAACGGAAATTGCGCTGGTGGTTGCTGCCGATCGGCTGGGGTTGGACAAAGACGAGCTGGAGGATCTGTTTCCCCGGCGAGCAGAAGCCCCCTTTGATTCCGATCGCAAACGCATGACTACCATCCACCAGATCGAACGCGAAAACGGGCATTGGAAGCAGGAAAATGCGTCTTCCCATCTGCTTCCTGATATTTCCACCTTTGCCCCTGCACGCTACATTGCCTTCACCAAAGGATCGGTGGATGGTCTGCTGCAAATCTGTAGTCAGGTCTGGAACGACAACCAATTGGAACCTCTCGATGCCGCATGGGATGAGAAAATTCGCGATCGCAACGATCGACTGGCATCATCGGGAACCCGTGTCCTGGGGGTTGCCTTCCGTCCGTTGGAGAACTTGCCCCCATCGGGCACCGAAGTTGACCTGGAGCAAAACCTGGTCTTTGCTGGGCTGATTGGGATGCTCGACCCTGCCCGACCAGAAGCCAAAATCGCTGTCCAGACCTGTAATGCAGCAGGGATTCGGACTGTGATGATTACGGGCGACCACCCCTTGATGGCAAAACACATTGCCGAAGAACTGGAAATTTCCAGAAATGGTCAATACCTCACGGGACAGGATCTCAACAAGCTTTCCCTGCCGGAGTTAGAAAAAGAAGTAGAAACTGTCTCCGTTTACGCGCGGGTGTCGCCCCAACAAAAACTGACGATCGTGGAAGCCCTCAAAAATCGGGGACACATCGTTTCGATGACCGGCGACGGAGTGAACGATGCTCCCGCCCTAAGCAAAGCGGATATCGGTGTGGCAATGGGGATTACGGGCACCGACGTTGCCAAAGAGGCGGCAGATATGGTGTTGCTAAACGACAATTTCGCCACGATCGTGGCTGCGGTAGAAGAAGGACGGGTGATCTACGACAACATCCGCAAATTCATCCGCTATAACCTGACGGGTAACACCAGCGGCGTGGTCATCATGCTGCTGGCTCCATTTCTAGCCATGCCCCTGCCCCTCAAACCGACTCAAATTCTCTGGATTAACCTGTTGGCAGATGGGCTGTTGGCACTGGCACTGAGCGTTGAACCCGCCGAAAGCAACGTCATGCAGCGCCCCCCTTACCCCCCCAATGAAAGTGTATTCAGCCGGGGCGTGGGCAGAGACATCATTTGGGTCGGCTTGCTGATGGGCCTGGTATTTCTGGGAGTCGGCTATTACTTCTGGTCAACCGGATGGGAGAACTGGCAAACGATGGTATTCGCGACCCTGGCATTTTCCCGCATGAGTTTGGCACTGGCAATGCGATCGGAGCGCGATTCCCTGGTCAAGCTAGGGCTGTTATCGAATAAGCCAATGCTAGGGGCAGTTCTGTTGACCTTTGGATTGCAGATGGCTGTCGTTTATGTCCCCTGGCTACAGGGCATTTTTGAAACGAGAGCCTTAACAAACCAGGAGTTATTGATTAGTTTGGCAGTCAGTACGGTTGGCTTTTGGGCGGTGGAGATTCAAAAGTTGATCATTAGAAGTCGAAAGTAG
- a CDS encoding inorganic phosphate transporter — protein MLFFTSLVAFYLAWNLGANDVANSMGTSVGSKAVTLRQALVIAGVLEFTGAVLFGQQVSATIATQIANPNLFVETPQVLLMGMVAVLIACGVWLNIATFLGLPVSSSHAVVGAIAGFACIAVGTQAVDWQSLGVISLTWVVTPVVSGAIAALIYSQIKRWILDQTDPIAQLQEWIPWLSVALLAAFGVIVLPTLVETRFFASLRLPSHTVSLGIGAIAAIGLTLNSWRQLEGRQRAEGRGQEAEGGGDGGDNSFPTLHSLLPTPYLASIQNSKFKIQDSPPPPTLHPPPYAPSPEPLFARYQLLSACFVAFAHGSNDVGNAIAPLAAIAYIHRTDSVPLAGFQVPLWILVLGGIGIVAGLAVWGKKVIATIGEGIIPLQPSGGFCAELATAVTILVASRLGLPVSTSHALVGGVVGIGLVQNSGAISFGTLRSVGLAWVVTIPIAAALGAGIFVMLQFLSDFLN, from the coding sequence ATGCTATTTTTCACCAGCCTGGTTGCCTTCTATCTTGCCTGGAATCTTGGTGCAAATGATGTTGCCAACTCGATGGGCACCTCGGTTGGGTCGAAGGCAGTCACCCTGCGGCAGGCGTTGGTGATTGCGGGTGTGCTGGAGTTCACAGGAGCCGTGCTGTTTGGGCAGCAGGTGTCTGCGACGATCGCCACCCAAATTGCCAACCCAAACCTGTTTGTTGAAACTCCCCAGGTTTTGTTGATGGGCATGGTTGCGGTATTAATTGCCTGTGGAGTCTGGCTCAATATCGCCACATTCTTGGGTTTGCCTGTTTCCTCTTCCCATGCGGTGGTGGGCGCGATCGCTGGATTTGCCTGCATTGCAGTCGGAACCCAGGCAGTCGATTGGCAGTCGCTGGGAGTGATCTCTCTGACATGGGTGGTTACGCCAGTCGTCAGCGGAGCGATCGCAGCCCTCATCTACAGCCAGATCAAACGCTGGATTCTCGACCAAACCGATCCGATCGCCCAGCTTCAGGAATGGATTCCCTGGCTGAGTGTGGCTCTCCTGGCTGCCTTTGGTGTGATTGTTCTGCCTACCCTGGTGGAGACGCGATTCTTTGCATCCCTACGGTTACCCTCCCACACGGTTTCATTGGGAATTGGAGCGATCGCAGCGATCGGGCTGACGTTGAATAGCTGGAGACAGTTGGAAGGAAGGCAGAGGGCAGAGGGCAGAGGGCAGGAGGCAGAAGGTGGGGGAGATGGGGGAGACAATTCATTCCCTACTCTCCACTCCCTACTCCCCACTCCCTATTTAGCTTCAATTCAAAATTCAAAATTCAAAATTCAAGATTCCCCCCCACCCCCCACCCTACACCCCCCACCCTACGCCCCATCCCCCGAACCTCTGTTCGCCCGCTATCAACTCCTGAGTGCCTGCTTCGTTGCTTTTGCTCACGGCTCTAATGATGTGGGAAACGCGATCGCACCGCTAGCGGCGATCGCGTACATCCATCGCACCGATTCTGTTCCCCTGGCTGGCTTTCAGGTGCCGCTGTGGATTCTGGTTCTGGGGGGGATCGGAATTGTTGCAGGGCTTGCAGTCTGGGGCAAAAAAGTGATCGCCACGATTGGTGAAGGAATTATTCCCTTGCAACCGAGTGGGGGCTTTTGCGCCGAACTGGCAACGGCAGTTACCATCCTGGTAGCATCCCGGTTGGGTTTGCCGGTTTCCACTTCCCATGCGCTGGTGGGTGGTGTCGTTGGCATCGGGTTGGTTCAAAATTCGGGAGCGATCAGCTTTGGGACGTTACGATCAGTCGGGTTGGCGTGGGTTGTTACGATTCCAATCGCCGCTGCCCTGGGAGCCGGAATATTTGTGATGCTCCAGTTCTTGAGCGATTTTCTGAATTAG